Proteins encoded together in one Xenopus laevis strain J_2021 chromosome 6L, Xenopus_laevis_v10.1, whole genome shotgun sequence window:
- the LOC108718632 gene encoding integumentary mucin C.1-like, which produces MCPKPFVFMMLMVIALLPSCQPASAVKRITLFRHKMTLKADSRNLIPCMFYPDHAIDPAVLQLEWGKIPVGGGEYTPLIHLSNGRVQTFHDNSRKYQLFVSLVPSGNCTLVIDDTDTSDGGTYELWMSVNKVVYKPASKIKINILDDKKPSSRAFWSDITKKLKDKLKGEAETTTNTPITTDTPITTDTPITTTTSQTPTTPTSRTTPTPTRATIKAPTTTTTTSIMTSTEPAVANSDAVERALVISVMVIGPILVITSIISGVGIYMYVTLRKKRSSRDVENPEVSTLAAQPPSTCTVQIENETQSDGEKETDEEECEEEETNDEECEEEEIEEEECEEEETEEEETENI; this is translated from the exons ATGTGTCCCAAGCCTTTTGTATTCATGATGCTGATGGTTATTGCACTACTACCTTCTTGCCAGCCTGCATCAG CTGTGAAACGGATCACATTATTCCGGCACAAAATGACCCTTAAGGCGGACAGTCGGAATCTGATCCCATGTATGTTCTACCCAGACCATGCCATCGATCCAGCTGTTCTTCAGTTAGAATGGGGTAAAATTCCCGTAGGTGGGGGGGAGTACACCCCTTTAATCCACCTTTCCAACGGCAGAGTACAAACCTTCCATGACAACAGTAGGAAGTACCAGCTTTTTGTTTCTCTGGTGCCGAGTGGGAACTGTACATTGGTCATCGATGACACTGATACGTCGGACGGTGGAACTTATGAATTGTGGATGTCGGTGAATAAGGTTGTGTATAAGCCCGCTTCCAAGATCAAAATCAACATTTTGGATGACAAGAAACCTTCTT CTCGGGCATTTTGGTCCGACATAACCAAAAAACTGAAAGATAAATTGAAGGGAGAAGCAGAAACGACTACAAATACTCCAATTACTACAGATACTCCAATTACTACAGATACTCCAATTACTACAACGACTTCACAAACTCCAACTACTCCAACTTCTAGAACTACTCCAACACCTACTAGAGCTACTATAAAAGCGccgactactactactacaaccaGTATAATGACTAGTACAGAGCCGGCAGTTGCAAACAGTGATGCTGTCGAGAGGGCGTTAGTTATATCGGTGATGGTGATTGGACCGATTCTTGTGATAACCTCAATCATATCAGGAGTTGGAAT TTATATGTATGTGACACTGAGGAAGAAACGTTCATCTAGAGATGTAGAGAACCCAGAAGTGAGCACACTAGCAGCACAGCCCCCCAG TACATGCACTGTTCAAATTGAGAATGAAACTCAATCTGATGGTGAAAAGGAGACTGATGAAGAGGAGTGTGAAGAAGAAGAAACTAATGATGAGGAGTGTGAAGAAGAAGAGATTGAGGAAGAGGAGTGTGAAGAAGAAGAGACAGAGGAAGAAGAAACAGAAAATATCTGA